The Lonchura striata isolate bLonStr1 chromosome 5, bLonStr1.mat, whole genome shotgun sequence genome window below encodes:
- the IL2RB gene encoding interleukin-2 receptor subunit beta encodes MKPSLLLLSHLFSLMPPSWASDSAQGASSLTCWYDSRAALFCDWDPGRDLAEAPCQLEILSKKGFCDSLLELYPSPEKRKKHCKLPKAEHMTGLRRCTKTFNQNVNNQCFTVSDRLSLSVHCHTGENKTKIPEQIKNFNPFENIKLRPPGDLHLVNITENTSNLTWSLNISSHYLDGRREYQVRYRHVSQPWEEAANLPIEQDQMWANFERLSPNSKYEAAVRARPSARSHYKGMWSDWSKPVLWRTHADHKGTSQPVLPVLIVSTFIFVIVGTAFLINLGTLKWFKKILKIHIPDPEKFFPPLVSVHGGDIQKWLSSPFSTSSYCVNSTIPEISMLEVMQKNDQESRFLLSKGTLTPDPPTETSVHSGSSCFTNQGYFFFHLSNSFEIEPCQVYFSYEPFSQEGSGSKDGDCYQTLPSPDLCTLAEDMNMLPNNFFHCMEATQGSRKSPFVEETAGEAQQAMVVPGALQSSEGTSPTVVLEQDEKVMDKAVSQPAEAMCQLDTDSPDPLEMQDSDTVRVMDGSGKGGPPTDPCTPAANATSSFSQPPPLTQRQDEDPSKTAFSSQVPNTGSYLSLRDLQSQYSHCSV; translated from the exons ATGAAGCCCTCATTGCTGCTCCTGTCTCACCTGTTCAGCCTCATGCCTCCCTCGTGGGCATCAGACTCAGCACAAG GTGCCTCCAGCCTCACTTGCTGGTATGACTCGCGGGCGGCTCTCTTCTGTGACTGGGACCCGGGCAGGGACCTGGCTGAAGCACCATGCCAGCTGGAGATTTTATCAAAAAAAGGCTTTTGTGACAG CTTACTGGAGTTATACCCCTCTCCTGAAAAACGCAAGAAGCACTGCAAACTACCCAAGGCAGAGCATATGACAGGACTGAGGAGATGCACCAAAACCTTCAATCAAAATGTTAAT AATCAGTGCTTCACCGTTTCAGACAGACTTAGCTTGTCTGTCCATTGCCACACTGGagagaataaaaccaaaatacctGAGCAAATAAAAAACTTCAATCCATTTGAAAATA TAAAGCTGAGGCCTCCAGGAGACCTTCACCTGGTTAACATAACTGAAAACACCTCCAACCTAACATGGAGCCTGAATATTTCCTCTCATTATTTGGATGGGAGGCGGGAGTACCAAGTGCGGTACCGACACGTGAGTCAGCCCTGGGAG GAGGCTGCAAACTTGCCCATTGAACAGGACCAGATGTGGGCAAATTTTGAGAGACTCTCACCCAACTCGAAATATGAGGCAGCTGTCCGTGCAAGGCCAAGTGCCAGAAGCCACTACAAGGGCATGTGGAGTGACTGGAGCAAGCCGGTCCTGTGGAGGACACACGCTGATCACAAGG GAACATCCCAGCCAGTCCTGCCAGTTCTAATAGTGAGCACCTTCATCTTTGTGATCGTTGGGACTGCCTTCCTCATTAACTTAGGGACCCTGAAATG GTTTAAGAAGATCCTGAAGATTCACATCCCAGACCCTGAGaagttttttcccccacttGTTTCTGTTCATGGAGGTGACATTCAG AAATGGCTCTCCTCCCCATTCTCCACATCTTCCTACTGTGTGAACAGCACAATTCCAGAGATCTCCATGCTCGAAGTGATGCAGAAGAATGACCAGGAATCCCGGTTTCTACTTTCCAAAGGAACCCTGACTCCTGATCCTCCCACAGAAACCAGTGTGCACTCTGGATCCAGCTGCTTCACCAACCAAGGCTACTTCTTCTTCCACCTTTCCAACTCCTTTGAGATCGAGCCCTGTCAGGTCTACTTCTCCTACGAGCCTTTCAGCCAGGAGGGCAGTGGAAGCAAGGATGGTGACTGTTACCAAACTCTCCCCTCCCCAGACCTCTGCACGCTGGCAGAGGACATGAATATGTTGCCCAACAACTTCTTTCACTGTATGGAGGCAACCCAGGGCTCCAGAAAAAGCCCCTTCGTGGAAGAAACAGCAGGTGAAGCCCAGCAGGCCATGGTTGTTCCTGGGGCTCTCCAGTCAAGTGAAGGCACTTCACCAACAGTGGTTCTGGAACAGGATGAGAAGGTTATGGACAAAGCAGTTTCACAACCTGCTGAGGCCATGTGCCAGCTGGACACTGACTCTCCTGACCCACTGGAAATGCAGGACAGCGATACTGTCAGGGTAATGGATGGGAGTGGGAAGGGGGGCCCTCCAACTGACCCCTGCACACCAGCAGCAAATGCTAcctcttccttctcccagcCTCCACCTCTAACACAAAGACAGGATGAGGATCCAAGCAAAACAGCCTTCTCCAGCCAGGTCCCAAACACTGGTTCCTACCTTTCTCTGAGAGACCTCCAAAGCCAGTACAGCCATTGCTCTGTCTAG
- the C1QTNF6 gene encoding complement C1q tumor necrosis factor-related protein 6 isoform X2 yields the protein MFRVYPSPFTGTMEGQGKGTQEQPGCNGEEVTMDITYLRTSLTFLFLPLVVFGAPADEPNLTEPGPGACKRCCDSLDSSSDTPPVPPSHHHFPYPVPEVRPYINITILKGEKGDRGEPGMPGKWGKEGPRGERGAQGQKGSKGQMGAAGDPCKHQYAAFSVGRKKALHSSEGFQVLIFDTVFVNLYSHFDMFNGKFYCSVGGLYYFSLNVHTWNFKETYMHIMRNEEEAVILYAQPSDRSIMQSQSLMLELQENDEIWVRLYKRERENAIYSDDVDVYITFSGYLVKPSIE from the exons ATGTTTCGGGTGTACCCCTCCCCATTTACAGGCACTATGGAAGGGCAAGGCAAAGGtacccaggagcagccaggctgcaaTGGAGAGGAG GTCACCATGGATATAACCTACCTGCGCACATCCCTGaccttcctttttctccctcttgtTGTGTTTGGGGCACCCGCTGATGAACCCAACCTCACAGAACCAGGCCCTGGTGCTTGCAAGCGCTGTTGTGACTCACTGGACTCTTCTTCAGATACCCCaccagtccctcccagccaCCACCACTTTCCCTACCCAGTGCCAGAGGTCCGTCCCTATATCAACATCACCATTCTGAAGG GAGAGAAAGGAGACCGGGGAGAACCTGGGATGCCAGGGAAATGGGGCAAAGAAGGACCACGAGGCGAGCggggtgcccagggccagaAAGGCAGTAAAGGACAGATGGGCGCAGCAGGAGACCCCTGCAAGCATCAGTACGCTGCATTCTCCGTTGGTCGCAAGAAAGCGCTGCACAGCAGCGAGGGCTTCCAGGTCTTGATCTTTGACACCGTCTTCGTCAACCTCTACAGCCACTTCGACATGTTCAACGGCAAGTTCTACTGCTCAGTGGGTGGACTTTACTATTTCAGCCTCAACGTCCACACCTGGAACTTCAAGGAGACCTACATGCACATCATGCGCAACGAAGAAGAGGCGGTCATCCTGTATGCCCAGCCCAGCGACCGCAGCATCATGCAGAGCCAGAGCCTCATGCTGGAGCTCCAGGAAAATGATGAGATCTGGGTGAGGCTCTACAAGCGGGAGAGGGAGAATGCCATTTACAGTGATGATGTTGATGTGTACATCACCTTCAGTGGGTACTTGGTCAAGCCCAGCATTGAATAA
- the C1QTNF6 gene encoding complement C1q tumor necrosis factor-related protein 6 isoform X1, protein MDFIARQCWSLVTMDITYLRTSLTFLFLPLVVFGAPADEPNLTEPGPGACKRCCDSLDSSSDTPPVPPSHHHFPYPVPEVRPYINITILKGEKGDRGEPGMPGKWGKEGPRGERGAQGQKGSKGQMGAAGDPCKHQYAAFSVGRKKALHSSEGFQVLIFDTVFVNLYSHFDMFNGKFYCSVGGLYYFSLNVHTWNFKETYMHIMRNEEEAVILYAQPSDRSIMQSQSLMLELQENDEIWVRLYKRERENAIYSDDVDVYITFSGYLVKPSIE, encoded by the exons ATGGATTTCATTGCACGTCAGTGCTGGAGCCTG GTCACCATGGATATAACCTACCTGCGCACATCCCTGaccttcctttttctccctcttgtTGTGTTTGGGGCACCCGCTGATGAACCCAACCTCACAGAACCAGGCCCTGGTGCTTGCAAGCGCTGTTGTGACTCACTGGACTCTTCTTCAGATACCCCaccagtccctcccagccaCCACCACTTTCCCTACCCAGTGCCAGAGGTCCGTCCCTATATCAACATCACCATTCTGAAGG GAGAGAAAGGAGACCGGGGAGAACCTGGGATGCCAGGGAAATGGGGCAAAGAAGGACCACGAGGCGAGCggggtgcccagggccagaAAGGCAGTAAAGGACAGATGGGCGCAGCAGGAGACCCCTGCAAGCATCAGTACGCTGCATTCTCCGTTGGTCGCAAGAAAGCGCTGCACAGCAGCGAGGGCTTCCAGGTCTTGATCTTTGACACCGTCTTCGTCAACCTCTACAGCCACTTCGACATGTTCAACGGCAAGTTCTACTGCTCAGTGGGTGGACTTTACTATTTCAGCCTCAACGTCCACACCTGGAACTTCAAGGAGACCTACATGCACATCATGCGCAACGAAGAAGAGGCGGTCATCCTGTATGCCCAGCCCAGCGACCGCAGCATCATGCAGAGCCAGAGCCTCATGCTGGAGCTCCAGGAAAATGATGAGATCTGGGTGAGGCTCTACAAGCGGGAGAGGGAGAATGCCATTTACAGTGATGATGTTGATGTGTACATCACCTTCAGTGGGTACTTGGTCAAGCCCAGCATTGAATAA